Genomic window (Kangiella profundi):
TGTTTGGGCCGGGTGACCGACTACTGGCGGTTAGCCAGCGCCTAGGTCTTTTACTCGGCATCCTCACGTTATTTTTAAGCTGTTGGCTAGCCTGGGCATTTGCTACTGATACCGCGCAGATGCAGTTCCTAGAAAGCAGCCGTTGGATTCCTTCGCTAAATATTCACTATGCCCTGGCGATTGATGGCATATCGCTGCCGCTGATTATTTTGACCAGTCTGATTGGCCTTTTGGTACTTATAAGTGCAACAGCTGCAATCAAAAAGCGTCAGTCGCAATACTTTGCCGCCGTGCTGATGTTGACTGGTCTTATGAATGGGGTGTTTGCCGCGCAAGACGCCATTCTGTTCTATGTTTTCTGGGAAGCAATGTTGATTCCGATGTTTCTGTTGATCGGAATCTGGGGTGGTCCCAACCGGGTTTATGCCACCGTTAAATTTTTCCTGTTCACTTTCTTCGGTTCAATTTTCATGCTGGTGGCACTGATCTATATGGGCCGCGAGGCTGATAGCTTTGCCATTAGTGACTTGCAGAAGCTACCCTTATCATTAACCGAGCAGAAATGGATTTTCTTTGCTTTTCTGGTGGCCTTTGCTGTAAAAATTCCGATGTTCCCGGTGCATACCTGGCTGCCGGATGCTCACGTTGAAGCACCAACTGGCGGTTCAGTGATCCTGGCAGCAATAATGCTGAAAATGGGCGGTTATGGTTTTTTAAGATTCAGTTTGCCTGTGACTCCCGACGCTGTGGCGGAATATGCATACTGGATTATTTTGTTTTCCCTTATTGCAATTGTGTATATCGGCCTAGTTGCCTTGGCGCAAAAAGATATGAAAAAGCTAATCGCCTATTCGTCGATAGCGCATATGGGATTTGTTACGCTCGGTACCTTCATTATTGTATATTTGACAGCCAGCCAGGCACAGTCGATGGCTCTGCAGGGAGCTATGGTACAAATGATTTCGCATGGGTTAGTTTCAGGAGCTCTATTCTTTTCGATTGGCGTGTTGTATGACCGCATGCACAGTCGTGAGATTGCTGATTATGGTGGCGTCGTAAACTCGATGCCTATTTTTGCCTCGCTGTTAATGTTATTTATTCTGGCAAATGCGGGACTACCTGGCACATCAGGTTTTGTGGGAGAATTCTTTGTCATTATTGCTTCGTTCCAGGCGGACTGGCGAATTGCGATGGTGGCAGCCCTGACACTAATTCTTGCGGCGGCCTACAGCCTGTGGGTTTATAAGCGTGTCATTTTTGGCAAGACAGCCAGTGAAGCCGTTGCCCGACTTGAGGATGTAACTAAGCGTGAACGTTTAGTTCTGTTTACTTTGGCGATTCTGATTATTGCCCTGGGCGTCTATCCGCAACCATTGATTGAAATTATGCAGCCAAGCCTTGAAAAAATTATTGAATCAGCAACATTGACTAAAATCGGGGGGCTTGGATGAACATTGATTTGATGCCGATGTTGCCGGAACTGTTTTTATTAACAGCAACCTGTATTGTGTTGCTGATAGATGTCTTTTCAAAAGACTTGGATCGTTTGCAAACTTATCGACTGGCGCAACTTAGCCTGATGATCACTGGTGTTATGGTCATTGCGCAGTTTCCTGACTTGCAGTACCACCTCTATCAACGCCATTTTATTCTCGACCCCATGGCGGGTATTGTTAAAGTCAGCGTAATTGCTTTAAGCATGGTTGGCATGATGTTTGCGCGCCCTTATATTTTGCAACGACCAATCTTGCGTGGCGAATATTTTATACTCCATCTATTTGCCGTTCTTGGCATGATGGTACTGGCGGGGGGTGGCAGCCTGCTGACTCTTTACCTTGGGCTTGAGTTGTTATCGCTCAGTTTATACGCATTAGTTGCTATGCACAGACACTCAACTCTTGCCTCTGAAGCTGCAGTCAAATATTTCGTGATGGGAGCAATTGCCAGCGGCTTCCTGCTGTATGGAATGTCTATGGTCTACGGGGTTACGGGCAAAATACACATCACTGATATTGCGCTCTATTTAGAAACTAATCAGGCCAGCCTGACGTTACGCTTTGGTCTGGTCTTTATGGTGGTTGCGATGGCTTTTAAATTTGGAGCTGTGCCGTTCCAGATGTGGGTACCAGATGTATATCATGGTGCGCCAACATCGGTGACTGCCTTTATTGCCTCAGCGCCCAAAATTGCAGCTTTTGCATTGATTATTCGAATCTTAGGATATGGCTTTGAGCAGGTATTGCTGGACTGGCAAGGAATGCTGATCATCATGGCCACATTGTCGATAGTAATAGGTAATCTGGTGGCGCTGGCTCAGGATAACATCAAACGACTGCTAGCCTATTCGGCGATTGCTCATGTGGGTTATTTCCTGCTTGGAATAATTGCTGGAACAGGTGCCGGTTATTCTGCTTCATTCTTTTACATCATTACCTATGCCATTATGTCGTTAGGAGGCTTTGGTTGTTTGATTTACCTGGCCAAAGGAAAGAGCGAGGTTCATTTAATCAGTGAGCTAAAAGGACTCGGGCAACGTAATCCCTGGGGAGGCCTGTTAATAAGTTCCCTATTTCTGTCGATGGCAGGTATTCCACCGTTTGTTGGGTTCTGGGCGAAACTGGAAGTCATTCGAGCAATATTGGAAGCCGATTTAGTCTGGCTTGCTGTATTGGCAGCGCTTATGTCAGTGGTGGGGCTTTTCTATTACCTTAAGGTGGTTAAAGTGATATTTTTTGATAGCCCGGACAGTGAAATCAAAGTTAAAGCAGAGCGTGAGCTACGTTTAGCCTTGGGTATTACAGCCGTTGCGGTAGTTGCACTTGGTTTATTCCCGGCACAGCTTCTGGAAGTTTGCCGCCAAGCTTTTCAGTACCTCTAGAGTAAAAGCGTTCGAAATCATAAAAGCAACTTGACTAAAACTTGGGTGCTATAAAAAAGATACTGAATATAAATCTTAACCCCCCTTGTCAAAACATTATAAATGCGTATAATGCCGCTCTGTCGATTGGGAGCTAGCTTGAAATTTTCAAGAAAATCCCAACTTATAAATAAGACCAGATGTTTATAAGTATCGAAAAGAATTGATACGGGATGGAGTGGCTAAGTAACTGAAGGGCTCCAAACCGAGAGAGGCGAAGGTCGAACGGCCTGAGGCTTATGAGCATTACCAGAAGCTTATAAGTTAGTTCTCTAGAAAGAATTGATGCGGGGTGGAGCAGCCTGGTAGCTCGTCGGGCTCATAACCCGAAGGTCGTTGGTTCAAATCCAGCCCCCGCTACCAAATTTAAGTGAGAAGCTATTGGTAGGATGCCCGACGATGTCGGTCTCAGCTTTTCACTCGGCGCAGCCGCTGAAGGTCGTTGGTTAAAACCCAATCCCGCTACCACTTTTAAGTTAAGGACATAAGTTCCTTAATTTGCTCAGAGAATATAAATTGACTGAGCTTTATTGATGAATATAATAATAAGGCCCCTTCATAGGGGCCTTATTTTTTCTGAGCTGTTTTTTAGATTGAAGCTCAAGTGGGCAATGGCGCTGCCTTTGACCCATCACATGAATCATTTTGCTGATGGGCCTTTTTAGGCCCATTTTTGTATGTAAAAAAAGCTTGTTAAAGCAAAGAGTTATAGAGTTACTGATGGCTAGAAATGCTGATTTAGAAAATATTATTCGCCCGGCAGTTGAAGCAGCTGGCTTTGAGTTCTGGGGTTTAGAGTACCTTTCTCAAGGCAAGCACTCGATACTGAGGGTGTTTATTGATCACGAAAATGGTATTTCAGTGGATGACTGTGCTGAAGTTAGCCATCAGGTGAGTGGCGTACTCGATGTAGAAGACCCTATTAAGGGACTGTACAACCTGGAGATTTCATCACCAGGAATGGATCGTCCATTGTTTAATGAGCAGCAATTTGCCCGCTATGTGGGTGAAGACACTGAAGTGAAACTGTCAGTGCCATTAAATGGCCGACGCAAGTTTAAAGGGACTATCGAGCAGGTTGAGGCGGGAATTTTGACGCTTCGAGTCGATGGTGAAGTTTATGAGATCAATTGCCAGCAAGTTGATAAAGCGCATTTGATCCCTAAGTTTTAGTCTTAATTGATGAATATCAGGTATTGATTAAAGGTTAACACGTATGAGCAATAAAGAAATCTTGTTAGTGGTTGAAGCTGTATCGAATGAGAAGGATGTACAGCCTGAAGTTATTTTTGGCGCTATTGAAGCTGCCCTGGCCACTGCCACAAAGAAAAAGCATGGCGTTGATATTGACGTACGTGTTGATATTGATCGTCAAACCGGTGATTACGATACATACCGTCGTTGGACAGTGGTAGCCGATGATGCGGTTGAAGATCCTTTGACTGAAACAACATTGTCAGCTGCTCAGGTTGAAGATCCTGAGATACAGTTAGGTGATTACGTTGAAGAGCAGATTGAATCTATTGAATTCGGTCGGATTGCTGCACAAACTGCAAAGCAGGTTATCGTACAGAAAGTTCGTGAAGCTGAGCGCGCAAAAACTGTTGAGGCTTTCCGCGACAAAGTAGGCGAGCTGGTAACTGGCGTTGTGAAGAAAGTAACTCGTGACTATATCTTTATCGATTTGGGTAATAACGCTGAAGCGGTAATCCA
Coding sequences:
- a CDS encoding NADH-quinone oxidoreductase subunit M; the encoded protein is MLEQLPILSLLIWIPVIGGLVIMFGPGDRLLAVSQRLGLLLGILTLFLSCWLAWAFATDTAQMQFLESSRWIPSLNIHYALAIDGISLPLIILTSLIGLLVLISATAAIKKRQSQYFAAVLMLTGLMNGVFAAQDAILFYVFWEAMLIPMFLLIGIWGGPNRVYATVKFFLFTFFGSIFMLVALIYMGREADSFAISDLQKLPLSLTEQKWIFFAFLVAFAVKIPMFPVHTWLPDAHVEAPTGGSVILAAIMLKMGGYGFLRFSLPVTPDAVAEYAYWIILFSLIAIVYIGLVALAQKDMKKLIAYSSIAHMGFVTLGTFIIVYLTASQAQSMALQGAMVQMISHGLVSGALFFSIGVLYDRMHSREIADYGGVVNSMPIFASLLMLFILANAGLPGTSGFVGEFFVIIASFQADWRIAMVAALTLILAAAYSLWVYKRVIFGKTASEAVARLEDVTKRERLVLFTLAILIIALGVYPQPLIEIMQPSLEKIIESATLTKIGGLG
- the rimP gene encoding ribosome maturation factor RimP — protein: MARNADLENIIRPAVEAAGFEFWGLEYLSQGKHSILRVFIDHENGISVDDCAEVSHQVSGVLDVEDPIKGLYNLEISSPGMDRPLFNEQQFARYVGEDTEVKLSVPLNGRRKFKGTIEQVEAGILTLRVDGEVYEINCQQVDKAHLIPKF
- the nuoN gene encoding NADH-quinone oxidoreductase subunit NuoN, coding for MNIDLMPMLPELFLLTATCIVLLIDVFSKDLDRLQTYRLAQLSLMITGVMVIAQFPDLQYHLYQRHFILDPMAGIVKVSVIALSMVGMMFARPYILQRPILRGEYFILHLFAVLGMMVLAGGGSLLTLYLGLELLSLSLYALVAMHRHSTLASEAAVKYFVMGAIASGFLLYGMSMVYGVTGKIHITDIALYLETNQASLTLRFGLVFMVVAMAFKFGAVPFQMWVPDVYHGAPTSVTAFIASAPKIAAFALIIRILGYGFEQVLLDWQGMLIIMATLSIVIGNLVALAQDNIKRLLAYSAIAHVGYFLLGIIAGTGAGYSASFFYIITYAIMSLGGFGCLIYLAKGKSEVHLISELKGLGQRNPWGGLLISSLFLSMAGIPPFVGFWAKLEVIRAILEADLVWLAVLAALMSVVGLFYYLKVVKVIFFDSPDSEIKVKAERELRLALGITAVAVVALGLFPAQLLEVCRQAFQYL